Proteins from a single region of Cyanobacteria bacterium GSL.Bin1:
- a CDS encoding riboflavin synthase, protein MFTGLIQAQGMIQPLGRDRFQIRIPPDQRSEQAPSSHGGVISDQAPSLLEEMAMGDSVAVDGVCLTVESLLPDGFVATASPETLARTTLGSRSEASTYVNIEPSLQVGSKLGGHFVTGHVDGVGRLIRSVATDRAWEMTFGPLSSLSEVWEQNIARYLIPKGSIAINGISLTIAECDPNGSWLQCAVIPLTYQETNLSNLQEGNWVNLESDILGKYVNKLLNHPSSASQDEISLSFLAEHGYL, encoded by the coding sequence AAGGTATGATTCAACCGCTGGGGCGCGATCGCTTTCAAATTCGGATTCCCCCTGACCAACGGTCAGAGCAGGCTCCGTCGTCTCACGGCGGAGTAATTTCTGACCAAGCCCCTTCTCTGCTAGAAGAAATGGCAATGGGCGATAGTGTTGCTGTTGATGGCGTTTGCCTCACCGTCGAAAGTCTCCTTCCTGATGGTTTTGTGGCAACGGCTTCTCCAGAAACCCTAGCACGAACCACGCTTGGGAGTCGGAGCGAAGCCAGCACCTATGTTAATATTGAACCTTCACTCCAGGTGGGATCAAAACTGGGGGGTCATTTTGTGACCGGTCATGTGGATGGTGTTGGACGTTTAATTCGATCAGTAGCAACGGATCGGGCTTGGGAAATGACCTTTGGTCCCCTAAGTAGTCTATCAGAAGTTTGGGAGCAAAATATTGCACGGTATTTAATCCCAAAAGGCAGCATTGCCATCAATGGCATTAGTTTGACCATTGCCGAATGTGACCCCAATGGGAGTTGGTTACAATGCGCTGTGATTCCTCTGACCTATCAAGAAACCAATCTTTCCAACTTGCAAGAAGGAAACTGGGTCAACCTTGAAAGTGACATTTTAGGTAAGTATGTGAATAAACTTCTCAATCATCCCTCTAGTGCCTCTCAAGATGAGATTAGCCTCTCTTTCTTGGCTGAACATGGTTATCTTTAA